In the Streptomyces fradiae ATCC 10745 = DSM 40063 genome, one interval contains:
- a CDS encoding CDGSH iron-sulfur domain-containing protein, whose amino-acid sequence MPTAPDEEHPPAEPCRVTLTGEGPLLLDGPVEVTLDDGTVARSDRFTVALCTCRRSRAYPWCDTSHRRRTKR is encoded by the coding sequence GTGCCCACCGCCCCTGACGAGGAGCACCCGCCCGCCGAGCCGTGCCGCGTCACCCTGACCGGTGAGGGGCCGCTGCTGCTGGACGGCCCGGTCGAGGTCACCCTCGACGACGGGACCGTCGCGCGGTCCGACCGGTTCACGGTGGCGCTGTGCACCTGCCGCCGCAGCCGCGCCTACCCGTGGTGCGACACGAGCCACCGCCGACGTACGAAGAGGTGA
- a CDS encoding M56 family metallopeptidase, whose translation MGVFVFLPLVLPLTAWPVARLAEQHLHPRAATWLLTGAAAVLAVCSTVSLVLLMVVGTAQLPGNPLPDAWSDPEVRAAVPYDEIAGRVAIPALAAVLASCGHAAWRHLRVRRRFRRALASLPRTPVAVLPDTAPYAYALPGGPGRVVVTTALLDALTSAERRALFAHERAHLTARHHRFLLTAQLAARANPFLRPLYTAVTYTAERWADEEAAARVGSRRVVARAVGKAALLARAAPAGPPGLAGLAGLAAAGPVPRRVAALLGPAPSARLWPPVSTAVGLAAWGAAAGTAASALSSANSAVTLFLILKAATPL comes from the coding sequence ATGGGCGTCTTCGTCTTCCTCCCGCTCGTCCTGCCCCTGACCGCCTGGCCCGTGGCGCGCCTCGCCGAGCAGCACCTGCACCCGCGGGCGGCGACCTGGCTCCTCACCGGCGCCGCCGCCGTGCTCGCGGTGTGCAGCACCGTCAGCCTGGTCCTCCTCATGGTGGTCGGCACGGCCCAGCTCCCCGGCAACCCGCTCCCCGACGCCTGGTCCGACCCCGAGGTGCGGGCCGCCGTGCCGTACGACGAGATCGCGGGCCGGGTCGCCATCCCCGCCCTCGCGGCCGTCCTCGCCTCCTGCGGCCACGCGGCCTGGCGCCACCTGCGGGTACGCCGCCGCTTCCGCCGCGCGCTGGCCTCCCTGCCCCGAACGCCGGTCGCCGTCCTCCCGGACACCGCCCCGTACGCGTACGCCCTGCCCGGCGGGCCCGGCCGGGTCGTGGTCACCACGGCCCTCCTCGACGCGCTCACCAGTGCCGAGCGCCGCGCGCTCTTCGCGCACGAGCGCGCCCACCTCACGGCCCGCCACCACCGCTTCCTGCTCACCGCGCAGCTCGCCGCCCGCGCGAACCCCTTCCTGCGCCCGCTGTACACCGCCGTGACCTACACGGCGGAGCGGTGGGCCGACGAGGAGGCCGCCGCGCGGGTGGGCAGCCGCCGCGTCGTGGCCCGCGCGGTGGGCAAGGCGGCCCTGCTCGCCCGCGCCGCTCCGGCGGGCCCGCCGGGCCTGGCCGGGCTGGCGGGTCTCGCGGCGGCCGGTCCGGTGCCGCGCCGCGTGGCGGCGCTGCTGGGCCCGGCTCCGTCCGCGCGGCTGTGGCCGCCGGTCTCCACGGCGGTGGGGCTCGCCGCCTGGGGCGCGGCGGCCGGCACCGCGGCCTCGGCCCTGTCGTCGGCGAACTCGGCCGTGACGCTCTTCCTGATACTGAAGGCCGCCACCCCGCTGTAG
- a CDS encoding BlaI/MecI/CopY family transcriptional regulator: MTGHSHDDAGRQSRRRGQGELETQVLASLCRAPGPVPASHVQEDLGGELAYTTVMTILTRLEAKGAVTRRRAGRSFQWTAVADEAGLAALRMRRLLDAESDREAVLASFVTALGPGDEQLLRHLLGRSAEDAEG; encoded by the coding sequence ATGACGGGACACAGCCACGACGACGCCGGCCGGCAGTCGCGCCGGCGCGGCCAGGGCGAGCTGGAGACACAGGTCCTGGCGTCCCTGTGCCGCGCCCCCGGCCCGGTCCCCGCCTCCCACGTGCAGGAGGACCTGGGCGGTGAGCTGGCGTACACCACCGTCATGACCATCCTGACCCGGCTGGAGGCCAAGGGCGCCGTCACCCGCCGCCGCGCGGGCCGCTCCTTCCAGTGGACGGCCGTCGCCGACGAGGCCGGGCTCGCCGCGCTGCGGATGCGCCGCCTCCTCGACGCCGAGAGCGACCGCGAGGCGGTCCTGGCCAGCTTCGTCACCGCCCTGGGGCCGGGCGACGAGCAGCTTCTGCGCCACCTCCTCGGCCGGTCGGCGGAAGACGCCGAAGGCTGA
- a CDS encoding MbtH family protein, whose protein sequence is MSDSEQYRAEEYQVVLNDEEQYSVWRTDRPLPAGWRAEGTTGSRQECLDHIGRVWTDMRPLSLRRHLEPAGA, encoded by the coding sequence ATGAGCGACAGCGAGCAGTACCGGGCCGAGGAGTACCAGGTCGTCCTCAACGACGAGGAGCAGTACTCCGTCTGGCGGACCGACCGCCCGCTGCCGGCGGGCTGGCGCGCCGAGGGCACGACCGGGTCGCGCCAGGAGTGCCTGGACCACATCGGCCGCGTCTGGACCGACATGCGCCCCCTGAGCCTGCGCCGCCACCTGGAGCCGGCCGGCGCCTGA
- a CDS encoding helix-turn-helix domain-containing protein → MFNRVRQLRKERLMTLEVLAERAGVTKSYLSKVERGQSTPSIAVSTALARALDTPLDSLFADSEQLTDVTVTRADERRALTPEGEPGSRYEGIALQASTKRMTPFMLYPPHDADSTPFRDHPGEEFLFVHRGRAELLLPARSVELGPGDSVYFKATTPHKVRSLGEERAALLLLVSDDAGGDRAPHPHLP, encoded by the coding sequence GTGTTCAATCGGGTGCGGCAACTGCGCAAGGAACGGCTGATGACGCTGGAGGTGCTGGCCGAGCGCGCCGGGGTCACCAAGAGCTACCTCTCCAAGGTCGAACGCGGGCAGAGCACGCCGTCCATCGCCGTCAGCACCGCGCTGGCCCGCGCCCTCGACACCCCCCTGGACAGCCTCTTCGCCGACTCCGAGCAGCTCACCGACGTCACCGTGACGCGCGCGGACGAGCGGCGCGCCCTCACACCGGAAGGGGAGCCGGGCTCCCGCTACGAGGGCATCGCACTGCAGGCGAGCACCAAGCGGATGACCCCGTTCATGCTGTACCCGCCGCACGACGCCGACTCCACGCCCTTCCGCGACCACCCCGGCGAGGAGTTCCTCTTCGTCCACCGGGGCCGGGCCGAGCTGCTGCTGCCCGCCCGCTCCGTCGAGCTGGGGCCGGGCGACTCCGTCTACTTCAAGGCGACGACCCCGCACAAGGTGCGCTCGCTGGGCGAGGAGCGTGCGGCGCTGCTGCTGCTGGTCTCCGACGACGCCGGGGGCGACCGCGCCCCGCACCCCCACCTCCCCTGA
- a CDS encoding DUF5670 family protein, which produces MVPLLLVLLLVLILFGAGFALEALWWVAVILLVVWLLGFVMRSADSAGKRGRWYRW; this is translated from the coding sequence ATGGTTCCCCTTCTTCTCGTTCTTCTGCTCGTCCTGATCCTCTTCGGTGCGGGCTTCGCACTCGAGGCACTGTGGTGGGTCGCGGTGATCCTCCTGGTGGTGTGGCTGCTGGGCTTCGTGATGCGGTCGGCGGACTCCGCCGGCAAGCGCGGACGCTGGTACCGCTGGTAG
- a CDS encoding dihydrodipicolinate synthase family protein, which produces MTAAPALSGIIAYPVTPFSPDTGELDLPALRRLTGDLVDAGSHAVAPLGSTGESAYLRDDEWDAVCGTVLDSVAGRVPTLVGVSHWSTDTTVRRARTAARRGATAIMVLAQTYWKLTGTELERHFAAVAAATDLPVMLYNNPGTSGTDLPPETVAALARRIPNLTMVKESSGDVRRFREILERSEGALSVYNGSNPVALDAFRAGAAGWCTAAPCLLPRWALALHGAATGGMEERADALLAEQLPFLRFIVRHGLPRSIKAGLELQGRPAGPPRRPLLPLPDAEREELRSLLRHLRDHPLLPAAAPAA; this is translated from the coding sequence GTGACCGCGGCCCCCGCCCTGTCCGGGATCATCGCGTACCCGGTCACGCCGTTCTCCCCGGACACCGGCGAGCTGGACCTGCCGGCGCTGCGCCGGCTGACCGGCGACCTGGTGGACGCCGGCAGCCACGCCGTCGCACCGCTGGGCAGCACGGGCGAGAGCGCCTACCTGCGCGACGACGAGTGGGACGCCGTCTGCGGGACGGTCCTCGACTCCGTGGCCGGGCGCGTGCCGACGCTCGTGGGCGTCTCCCACTGGAGTACGGACACCACCGTGCGGCGCGCCCGTACGGCGGCCCGCCGCGGCGCCACCGCGATCATGGTGCTGGCGCAGACCTACTGGAAGCTGACCGGCACCGAGCTCGAACGCCACTTCGCCGCCGTCGCGGCGGCCACCGACCTCCCGGTCATGCTCTACAACAACCCCGGCACCAGCGGCACCGACCTGCCGCCGGAGACCGTCGCCGCACTCGCCCGGCGGATCCCCAACCTGACGATGGTCAAGGAGAGCTCCGGGGACGTGCGCCGGTTCAGGGAGATCCTGGAGCGCTCCGAGGGCGCGCTGTCCGTCTACAACGGCAGCAACCCCGTGGCGCTGGACGCCTTCCGGGCCGGCGCCGCCGGCTGGTGCACCGCCGCGCCCTGCCTGCTGCCCCGGTGGGCCCTCGCCCTCCACGGTGCCGCGACCGGAGGCATGGAGGAGCGGGCCGACGCCCTGCTCGCCGAGCAGTTGCCGTTCCTGCGGTTCATCGTCCGGCACGGGCTGCCCCGGTCGATCAAGGCGGGGCTGGAGCTCCAGGGCCGCCCCGCCGGACCGCCGCGCCGCCCGCTGCTGCCGCTGCCGGACGCCGAGCGGGAGGAGCTGCGGAGCCTGCTGCGCCACCTCCGGGACCACCCCCTCCTCCCGGCGGCAGCCCCGGCGGCCTGA
- a CDS encoding ATP-grasp domain-containing protein — MILTVSLKDDLHALAVRHEALSRGCRDFHIVECDQISGHESLSWTVDGDSPTTLRTSDGRLVRLEDASVVWWRRVRASQQDAASRKNRSERNLVDNDCRGALTGILSTAFGGEWISHPEATDRASDKLYQLAVARRAGLRVPKTLVTQSRDEVARFREQVGRIIVKPVVGTSGPLLFTQYLDDPSALPAASYEACPAVYQEYVEGDRHIRLNCFGDRMYAARLTTDLLDWRADLTMPISPWPVPDDLARRVRATLRALGLRMGAVDLKLTPEGEPVWLEVNPQGQFLFLEPLLGIPLTRYFVDFLLAAEETASAPAAGRRPVERAAA; from the coding sequence ATGATCCTGACCGTCTCCCTCAAGGACGACCTGCACGCGCTCGCCGTCCGGCACGAGGCGCTGAGCCGCGGATGCCGTGACTTCCACATCGTCGAGTGCGACCAGATCAGCGGGCACGAGAGCCTGTCCTGGACCGTGGACGGGGACTCCCCCACCACACTGCGCACCTCGGACGGGCGGCTCGTGCGGCTCGAGGACGCGTCCGTCGTGTGGTGGCGGCGTGTGCGGGCGTCCCAGCAGGACGCCGCGTCCCGCAAGAACAGGTCGGAGCGCAACCTCGTCGACAACGACTGCCGCGGAGCCCTCACCGGCATCCTGAGCACCGCTTTCGGCGGGGAGTGGATCTCCCACCCGGAGGCCACCGACCGCGCCTCGGACAAGCTGTACCAGCTGGCCGTCGCCCGGCGGGCGGGACTGCGCGTCCCGAAGACCCTGGTGACACAGTCGCGCGACGAGGTGGCGCGGTTCCGCGAGCAGGTGGGGCGGATCATCGTCAAGCCGGTGGTCGGCACGTCCGGGCCCCTTCTGTTCACCCAGTACCTCGACGACCCCTCGGCCCTTCCGGCCGCCTCGTACGAGGCGTGCCCGGCCGTGTACCAGGAGTACGTCGAAGGAGACCGGCACATCCGGCTCAACTGCTTCGGCGACCGCATGTACGCCGCGCGGCTGACGACGGACCTCCTGGACTGGCGAGCCGACCTGACCATGCCGATCTCCCCGTGGCCGGTACCCGACGACCTGGCGCGCAGGGTGCGGGCGACGCTCCGCGCGCTCGGGCTGCGCATGGGCGCCGTGGACCTCAAGCTCACGCCGGAAGGCGAGCCCGTGTGGCTGGAGGTGAACCCCCAGGGCCAGTTCCTCTTCCTGGAGCCCTTGCTCGGCATCCCCCTCACCCGGTACTTCGTGGACTTCCTGCTCGCGGCGGAGGAGACCGCCTCCGCTCCCGCGGCGGGGCGCCGGCCCGTCGAGCGGGCGGCGGCCTGA
- a CDS encoding iron-containing redox enzyme family protein: MPHRVPPHAEGPVEGETPTARGEVSQGLLEALRGPAGGPVPVPGGVRTADPLGDDLQLALYLCYELHYRGFEGVDPAWEWDPGLLALRGAVEGRFLAELRARTEGHAEVAEALDALLVEPVDGAGVSHFLRDEGELWHLREYAAQRSLYHLKEADPHAWVIPRLRGRAKAAFVAVEYDEFGGGRADRVHARLFADLMADLKLDTRYGRYLDHAPAEMLANVNLMSLLGLHRARRGALVGHFATVEVTSSPGSRRLAEAMRRTGAGPAAEHFYAEHVTADAVHEQIVRRDVVGGLLADEPGLARDVAFGIAATVLLEDRLAERLLAAWREGSTSLRKPL, encoded by the coding sequence ATGCCCCACCGCGTACCCCCGCACGCCGAAGGACCCGTCGAGGGCGAGACGCCCACCGCCCGCGGGGAGGTCTCCCAGGGCCTGCTGGAGGCCCTGCGCGGCCCCGCGGGCGGCCCGGTGCCCGTGCCGGGCGGGGTGCGGACCGCCGACCCGCTGGGCGACGACCTGCAGCTCGCCCTGTACCTCTGCTACGAGCTCCACTACCGCGGCTTCGAGGGCGTCGACCCGGCCTGGGAGTGGGATCCCGGCCTGCTGGCGCTGCGCGGGGCGGTCGAGGGGCGGTTCCTCGCGGAGCTGCGGGCCCGCACCGAGGGGCACGCCGAGGTGGCCGAGGCGCTGGACGCGCTGCTCGTGGAGCCCGTCGACGGGGCCGGCGTCTCGCACTTCCTGCGGGACGAGGGCGAGCTGTGGCACCTGCGCGAGTACGCCGCCCAGCGCTCCCTGTACCACCTGAAGGAGGCCGACCCGCACGCCTGGGTGATCCCCCGGTTGCGGGGCCGGGCGAAGGCGGCGTTCGTGGCGGTCGAGTACGACGAGTTCGGGGGCGGGCGCGCCGACCGGGTGCACGCGCGGCTGTTCGCCGACCTGATGGCCGACCTCAAGCTGGACACGCGCTACGGCCGGTACCTCGACCACGCTCCCGCCGAGATGCTGGCGAACGTCAACCTCATGTCGCTCCTGGGGCTGCACCGGGCGCGCCGGGGGGCGCTCGTGGGGCACTTCGCGACCGTGGAGGTGACGTCGTCGCCCGGTTCGCGGCGCCTCGCCGAGGCCATGCGCCGCACGGGCGCGGGTCCGGCCGCCGAGCACTTCTACGCCGAGCACGTGACCGCCGACGCGGTGCACGAGCAGATCGTGCGCAGGGACGTGGTCGGCGGCCTCCTCGCCGACGAGCCGGGACTCGCCCGCGACGTGGCCTTCGGGATCGCGGCGACCGTCCTGCTGGAGGACCGCCTCGCAGAACGCCTGCTCGCCGCGTGGCGCGAGGGCTCCACGAGCCTGCGCAAGCCCCTCTGA
- a CDS encoding VOC family protein, with protein sequence MTVEKRSVLVLDCAEPEALAEFYAGLLGAEVRRCPDPDFVEVVGHDGVRLAVRRDHGYAPPSWPRPDDSQQAHLHILVAAADMDEAEREAVGLGARPVEAKDNKGPRDVRTYADPAGHSFTLAARESRTPS encoded by the coding sequence ATGACCGTAGAGAAGAGAAGTGTTCTGGTACTCGACTGCGCGGAGCCCGAGGCGCTGGCCGAGTTCTACGCAGGCCTCCTCGGCGCCGAGGTGCGGCGCTGCCCCGATCCCGACTTCGTGGAGGTCGTCGGCCACGACGGCGTACGGCTCGCGGTGCGGAGGGACCACGGGTACGCGCCGCCGAGCTGGCCGCGCCCGGACGACTCGCAACAGGCCCACCTGCACATCCTCGTCGCGGCGGCCGACATGGACGAGGCGGAGCGGGAGGCGGTGGGGCTCGGGGCGCGGCCGGTGGAGGCGAAGGACAACAAGGGCCCCCGCGACGTGCGCACGTACGCCGACCCGGCCGGGCACTCGTTCACCCTGGCCGCCAGGGAGAGCCGCACGCCGTCCTGA
- a CDS encoding HemK2/MTQ2 family protein methyltransferase has protein sequence MPSLLDAGRAGGALLLAPGVYAPQSDTYLLQDAIAREDLPRGAEVLDVGTGSGALALAAARRGARVTAVDRSRRAVLTARLRAVLAGQRVRVLRGDLLEPAAGRRFDLIVCNPPYVPSPHRLPPRRGAAVAWDAGPDGRAVLDRVCDGAAGLLRPSGVLLLVHSALSGVEPTIERLERAGLRASVVRRASVPFGPVLRSRTEWLERRGLIAPGQREEELVIVRAHRP, from the coding sequence ATGCCGAGTCTGCTGGACGCCGGCCGGGCAGGTGGGGCGCTGCTACTCGCCCCCGGCGTGTACGCGCCGCAGTCGGACACGTACCTCCTCCAGGACGCCATCGCGCGCGAGGACCTGCCGCGCGGCGCCGAGGTGCTCGACGTGGGCACCGGGAGCGGGGCGCTCGCCCTGGCCGCGGCGCGCCGGGGCGCGCGGGTCACCGCCGTGGACCGCTCGCGGCGCGCCGTGCTCACCGCGCGGCTGCGCGCGGTGCTGGCCGGTCAGCGGGTCCGGGTGCTGCGCGGGGACCTGCTGGAGCCCGCCGCCGGACGCCGCTTCGACCTGATCGTCTGCAATCCGCCCTACGTGCCCTCGCCGCACCGGCTGCCGCCCCGGCGGGGCGCCGCGGTCGCCTGGGACGCGGGCCCCGACGGCCGGGCCGTCCTGGACCGCGTCTGCGACGGCGCGGCCGGCCTGCTGCGGCCCTCGGGCGTGCTGCTGCTGGTGCACTCCGCGCTGAGCGGCGTCGAGCCGACCATCGAGCGGCTGGAGCGGGCGGGGCTCAGGGCGTCGGTGGTGCGGCGCGCGTCCGTGCCGTTCGGCCCCGTCCTGCGCTCCCGAACGGAATGGCTGGAGCGCCGGGGCCTGATCGCCCCCGGCCAGCGCGAAGAGGAACTGGTGATCGTCCGTGCCCACCGCCCCTGA
- a CDS encoding aldolase, with protein MATTFTDPKDALAGRAARQMRDHFGDSGLTVRQKLALTCRILFDGGHDSGLAGQITARGEAPGTYYTQRLGLGFDEITEDNLLLVDEDLNVLEGTGMPNPANRFHSWIYRAREDVHCVIHTHPLHVCALSMLEVPLVVSQMDTTPLYDDCAFLKEWPGVPVGNEEGEIISAALGDKRAVLLAHHGQLVVGACVEEACNLAVLIERAARLQLLAMAAGTVHPLPHDLAKEAHDWTSTDRRYQANFAYHARRALRAHPDCVAAGVAL; from the coding sequence ATGGCAACGACATTCACCGACCCCAAGGACGCCCTCGCCGGCCGTGCCGCGCGGCAGATGCGCGACCACTTCGGCGACTCCGGGCTGACGGTCCGGCAGAAGCTCGCGCTGACCTGCCGCATCCTGTTCGACGGCGGCCACGACTCCGGGCTCGCCGGCCAGATCACCGCGCGCGGCGAAGCGCCGGGGACGTACTACACGCAGCGGCTCGGACTCGGGTTCGACGAGATCACCGAGGACAACCTGCTGCTGGTGGACGAGGACCTCAACGTCCTGGAGGGCACCGGCATGCCCAACCCGGCGAACCGCTTCCACTCCTGGATCTACCGCGCCCGCGAGGACGTCCACTGCGTCATCCACACGCACCCCCTGCACGTCTGCGCCCTCTCCATGCTGGAAGTCCCCCTCGTCGTCTCCCAGATGGACACCACGCCCCTCTACGACGACTGCGCCTTCCTCAAGGAGTGGCCGGGGGTGCCCGTGGGCAACGAGGAGGGCGAGATCATCTCCGCCGCCCTCGGCGACAAGCGGGCCGTCCTCCTCGCCCACCACGGCCAGCTCGTGGTCGGCGCCTGCGTCGAGGAGGCGTGCAACCTGGCCGTCCTCATCGAACGCGCGGCCCGCCTCCAGCTCCTCGCCATGGCGGCCGGCACGGTCCACCCGCTGCCCCACGACCTCGCGAAGGAGGCCCACGACTGGACCTCCACCGACCGCAGGTACCAGGCGAACTTCGCGTACCACGCCCGCCGCGCGCTGCGCGCCCACCCCGACTGCGTCGCCGCGGGGGTGGCCCTGTGA
- the nadE gene encoding ammonia-dependent NAD(+) synthetase, with protein sequence MSEPASIALQQEIARELQVAEAFDAEREIERRVAFLTERLTSTGLRSLVLGISGGVDSTTAGRLCQLAVERARAAGHEARFHAMRLPYGVQADEHDAQLALSFIAADEVLTVDIRPAADAALRAALDAGVTFRDAHHQDFVLGNIKARQRMIAQYAVAGAYDGLVVGTDHAAEAVSGFFTKFGDGAADLVPLTGLTKRRVRAVADALGAPGELVWKTPTADLETLAPGKADEDALGVTYDDIDDFLECKPVDGRAFDTIVHRYRVTDHKRRLPIAPM encoded by the coding sequence GTGAGCGAGCCGGCGTCCATCGCCCTGCAGCAGGAGATCGCGCGGGAACTGCAGGTCGCCGAGGCCTTCGACGCCGAGCGGGAGATCGAGCGCCGGGTGGCCTTCCTCACCGAGCGGCTCACCTCCACCGGCCTGCGCTCCCTGGTGCTCGGCATCAGCGGGGGCGTCGACTCCACGACGGCCGGGCGGCTGTGCCAGCTCGCCGTCGAGCGGGCACGGGCGGCGGGGCACGAGGCGCGGTTCCACGCGATGCGGCTGCCCTACGGCGTGCAGGCGGACGAGCACGACGCCCAGCTCGCCCTGTCCTTCATCGCCGCCGACGAGGTGCTGACGGTCGACATCAGGCCGGCCGCCGACGCCGCGCTGCGGGCCGCGCTCGACGCCGGTGTGACCTTCCGCGACGCCCACCACCAGGACTTCGTCCTGGGCAACATCAAGGCGCGGCAGCGGATGATCGCCCAGTACGCGGTCGCCGGAGCGTACGACGGGCTGGTGGTCGGGACCGACCACGCCGCCGAGGCCGTCTCGGGCTTCTTCACCAAGTTCGGCGACGGCGCGGCCGACCTGGTGCCGCTGACGGGCCTGACCAAGCGGCGGGTGCGCGCCGTCGCCGACGCGCTGGGCGCGCCGGGGGAGCTGGTCTGGAAGACCCCGACGGCGGACCTGGAGACCCTGGCGCCGGGCAAGGCCGACGAGGACGCGCTCGGCGTCACGTACGACGACATCGACGACTTCCTGGAGTGCAAGCCGGTCGACGGGCGGGCCTTCGACACGATCGTCCACCGCTACCGGGTCACCGACCACAAGCGCCGGCTCCCCATCGCCCCGATGTGA